Proteins encoded within one genomic window of Actinoplanes octamycinicus:
- a CDS encoding TetR/AcrR family transcriptional regulator gives MVERVRRRGAALEEAILQAAAEQLIESGYAGLTMDAVAKRAGTNKNALYRRWPDRLALGIAAYRQIARTVPPPDTGDLREDALEMLRRANRHWSSPLGAILRELLAAAGGATARLTDQSADAMAAPWLIILGRAIARGQASPEALHPRVATVAMVLLRNEFITRGTPTAPDDALVEIVDEVFLPLIRNRSPAR, from the coding sequence GTGGTGGAACGGGTCCGGCGGCGGGGAGCGGCGCTGGAGGAGGCGATCCTGCAGGCGGCGGCCGAACAGCTGATCGAGTCGGGCTATGCCGGGCTGACCATGGACGCGGTGGCCAAGCGGGCCGGCACCAACAAGAACGCGCTCTACCGCCGCTGGCCGGACCGGCTGGCGCTGGGCATCGCCGCCTACCGGCAGATTGCCCGCACGGTGCCGCCGCCGGACACCGGCGACCTGCGGGAGGACGCGCTGGAGATGCTGCGCCGCGCCAACCGGCACTGGAGCTCGCCGCTCGGCGCGATCCTGCGCGAGCTGCTGGCCGCCGCCGGCGGGGCCACCGCGCGGCTCACCGACCAGTCCGCCGACGCGATGGCCGCCCCGTGGCTGATCATCCTGGGCCGGGCGATCGCCCGCGGCCAGGCCTCACCGGAGGCGCTGCACCCCAGGGTCGCCACGGTCGCGATGGTCCTGCTGCGCAACGAGTTCATCACCCGCGGCACCCCCACCGCCCCGGACGACGCCCTGGTCGAGATCGTCGACGAGGTCTTCCTGCCACTGATCCGCAACCGCTCCCCCGCTCGCTGA
- a CDS encoding DUF998 domain-containing protein: protein MPTTSRTTLGALCWAAAAPLFLIANLVVGLAWTDPAFSWMTNNVSDLGNVTCGVWDTTRPRYVCSPWHDAMNVAFVLTAALLVAGLVLTWRSWGAGRSVRWSRRLVLAGATGLGLAGAFPADVNENLHLLAALLVFLAGNAGLVAAACVPRGTLLAPLRPVTITLAGLGVIGSVLFIAQQGPLLGIGGMERLSVFALPVWACVAGLHLHLTARRAAAPKPAAALV, encoded by the coding sequence ATGCCGACCACCTCCCGGACCACCCTCGGAGCCCTCTGCTGGGCCGCCGCCGCGCCGCTCTTCCTGATCGCGAACCTCGTCGTCGGGCTCGCCTGGACCGATCCGGCCTTCAGCTGGATGACCAACAACGTCAGCGACCTGGGCAACGTGACGTGTGGGGTCTGGGACACCACCCGCCCCCGGTACGTCTGCTCGCCCTGGCACGACGCGATGAACGTCGCCTTCGTGCTGACCGCCGCCCTGCTCGTGGCCGGTCTGGTGCTGACCTGGCGGTCCTGGGGCGCCGGCCGGTCGGTCCGCTGGAGCCGGCGGCTCGTGCTGGCCGGCGCGACCGGTCTGGGCCTGGCCGGCGCGTTCCCCGCGGACGTCAACGAGAACCTGCACCTGCTCGCCGCCCTGCTCGTCTTCCTGGCCGGAAACGCCGGTCTGGTCGCCGCCGCGTGCGTGCCCCGCGGCACCCTCCTCGCCCCGCTGCGGCCGGTCACCATCACGCTCGCCGGACTGGGCGTGATCGGCAGCGTCCTGTTCATCGCCCAGCAGGGCCCGCTCTTGGGCATCGGCGGCATGGAGCGCCTCTCCGTCTTCGCCCTCCCGGTGTGGGCCTGCGTCGCCGGCCTCCACCTGCACCTGACCGCCCGCCGCGCAGCCGCCCCGAAACCCGCCGCCGCGCTCGTCTGA
- a CDS encoding TIGR03668 family PPOX class F420-dependent oxidoreductase translates to MTPAERFASVRVARLATVTPDGAPHLVPIVFALVGDVLHTAVDGKPKRHRRLRRLANVEHEPRVSVLADHYSDDWDQLWWVRADGLATVTDVPEPALLARYPQYTVQPPPGPFLRIEVTRWTAWAGSGG, encoded by the coding sequence ATGACGCCGGCCGAGCGGTTCGCGAGCGTCCGGGTGGCCCGGCTGGCCACGGTCACCCCGGACGGCGCGCCGCACCTGGTGCCGATCGTCTTCGCGCTGGTCGGCGACGTGCTGCACACCGCGGTCGACGGCAAGCCGAAACGGCACCGGCGGCTGCGGCGGCTGGCCAACGTGGAGCACGAGCCACGGGTCAGTGTGCTCGCCGACCACTACTCCGACGACTGGGACCAGCTGTGGTGGGTGCGCGCCGACGGCCTGGCCACGGTCACCGACGTGCCCGAGCCGGCCCTGCTCGCTCGCTACCCGCAGTACACGGTTCAGCCGCCGCCGGGCCCGTTCCTGCGCATCGAGGTCACCCGCTGGACCGCCTGGGCGGGGTCCGGGGGGTAG
- a CDS encoding LLM class F420-dependent oxidoreductase, translating into MEFGVGYFPTHDAVRPGELARRVEERGQDALFFAEHTHIPASRESPWGGGPQLPRKYWHTYDLFVALTDAAAATRRLRIGSGVCLVVERDPITTAKEVASVDHLSGGRLEFGVGAGWNREEMANHGTDPRTRMRLLAERIRAMQAIWTEDEASFSGEFVTFDRIWSWPKPAQKPWPPVLVGGDGPTVFDRVLAWGDGWFPNYNDRDLLPRIAELRARADRPVPVQVIGVPPDAKVLEQLEAAGVHRATAWLPSGPWSVVEATLEKWERAIGEFTRR; encoded by the coding sequence ATGGAATTCGGTGTCGGTTACTTCCCCACCCACGACGCGGTCCGCCCCGGCGAGCTGGCCCGGCGCGTCGAGGAGCGCGGCCAGGACGCGCTGTTCTTCGCCGAGCACACGCACATCCCGGCGAGCCGGGAGAGCCCGTGGGGCGGCGGACCGCAGCTGCCCCGGAAGTACTGGCACACGTACGACCTGTTCGTGGCCCTGACCGACGCCGCCGCGGCGACCCGGCGGCTGCGCATCGGCAGCGGGGTCTGCCTGGTGGTCGAGCGTGATCCGATCACCACCGCCAAGGAGGTCGCCTCGGTCGACCACCTGTCCGGCGGGCGGCTGGAATTCGGCGTCGGAGCCGGCTGGAACCGGGAGGAGATGGCCAACCACGGGACGGACCCGCGTACCCGGATGCGCTTGCTGGCCGAGCGGATCCGGGCCATGCAGGCGATCTGGACCGAGGACGAGGCGTCGTTCAGCGGCGAGTTCGTCACCTTCGACCGGATCTGGTCGTGGCCCAAACCGGCCCAGAAACCGTGGCCGCCGGTGCTGGTCGGCGGCGACGGCCCGACCGTCTTCGACCGCGTGCTGGCCTGGGGCGACGGCTGGTTCCCGAACTACAACGACCGGGACCTGCTGCCCCGGATCGCCGAGCTGCGTGCCCGCGCCGACCGGCCGGTCCCGGTGCAGGTCATCGGCGTCCCGCCGGACGCGAAGGTGCTCGAGCAGCTGGAGGCGGCCGGCGTGCACCGGGCCACCGCCTGGCTGCCGTCCGGGCCGTGGAGCGTCGTCGAGGCCACCCTGGAGAAGTGGGAGCGCGCGATCGGCGAGTTCACCCGCCGATGA
- a CDS encoding class I SAM-dependent methyltransferase, protein MTFDQRAAGYARHTWHVRYAERLVELAAPVPGSRVLDAATGTGLAAIAAARAVGPQGRVTGVDISAAMLDQARQAVSAPNVELVKADASRLRQFPDGSFDLVLCSAGLLYLPVHTALREWRRLLVPGGRVGFSTMHDGFPVAARVFRKLAAGFGLDLADPAAPLGTPDRCEQALRNAGLEPAEQVVETVEFSAADLEHAWEAHAHGPHQAALALLTPAQLAEFQQSYTGALTDLRATDPDTLRTARVIYAFGRKPAA, encoded by the coding sequence ATGACCTTCGACCAGCGTGCCGCCGGTTATGCCCGGCACACCTGGCACGTCCGTTACGCCGAGCGTCTGGTCGAGCTGGCCGCCCCGGTGCCCGGCAGCCGGGTCCTGGACGCCGCCACCGGCACCGGCCTCGCGGCGATCGCGGCCGCCCGGGCGGTCGGGCCGCAGGGCCGGGTGACCGGGGTGGACATCTCCGCCGCGATGCTCGACCAGGCCCGGCAGGCGGTCAGCGCGCCGAACGTCGAGCTGGTCAAGGCCGACGCGAGCCGGCTCCGGCAGTTCCCGGACGGCTCGTTCGACCTGGTGCTCTGCTCGGCCGGGCTGCTCTACCTGCCGGTGCACACCGCGCTGCGGGAGTGGCGCCGTCTGCTCGTCCCGGGCGGCCGGGTCGGGTTCTCCACCATGCACGACGGCTTCCCGGTCGCCGCCCGGGTCTTCCGGAAACTGGCCGCCGGTTTCGGGCTCGACCTGGCCGACCCGGCCGCGCCGCTGGGCACCCCGGACCGCTGCGAGCAGGCGCTGCGCAACGCCGGTCTGGAGCCGGCCGAGCAGGTCGTGGAGACCGTCGAGTTCAGCGCCGCCGACCTGGAGCACGCCTGGGAGGCGCATGCCCACGGCCCGCACCAGGCCGCGCTCGCCCTGCTCACCCCGGCCCAGCTCGCCGAGTTCCAGCAGTCCTACACCGGCGCGCTCACCGACCTGCGCGCCACCGACCCGGACACCCTGCGCACCGCCCGGGTGATCTACGCCTTCGGCCGCAAGCCCGCGGCGTGA
- a CDS encoding CheR family methyltransferase, with protein MTSEDPQFEALLAYLKESRGFDFTDYKRASLMRRVARRMAQVDAHGYGDYLDHLQVHPDEFTALFNTILINVTSFFRDPEAWAYLSEHVVPALLAEKDPDAPIRVWSAGCASGEEAYTIAILLAELIGVDQFRRRVKIYATDVDEEALAEARLATYTDRQIAGLPAHLVQRHFESTGGRHVFRKDLRRSLIFGRNDLIQDAPISRVDILTCRNALMYFNAEAQSRILSRLHFALADGGVLFLGKAEMLLSRGDMFTSVDLKRRIFRKAPVSAPRAAPAAARPAAAGTLWADGTELLGLDRLRDEAFATCPVAQVVVTVDGVVALTNRRAETLLGVSTRDVGRPFRDLELSYRPVELRGYIDQAQVERRTVRVPDVEFVRPGLEAETTVLRVDVNPLSGADAGLLGVALVFQDRTEAGRLRSKLDLTTRQAETAYEELQSTNEELETTNEELQSSVEELETTNEELQSTNEELETTNEELQSTNDELQTLNSALRDRTAELHRSRTFQHVLLASLPAGVAVVDSDLQIQAWNRNAEDLWGLREEEALGEHLLNLDMGLPTDGLRPLLRSVLSGESTREQMTVEAINRRGHTVKLQVVCVPLADHTPTPDGAIMVMTTDAV; from the coding sequence GTGACGTCGGAGGACCCCCAGTTCGAGGCGCTGTTGGCGTACCTCAAGGAGAGCCGCGGTTTCGACTTCACCGATTACAAACGCGCCAGTCTGATGCGCCGGGTCGCGCGGCGCATGGCCCAGGTCGACGCGCACGGCTACGGCGACTACCTCGACCACCTGCAGGTTCACCCGGACGAGTTCACCGCCCTGTTCAACACCATTCTGATCAACGTGACGAGCTTCTTTCGTGACCCGGAGGCGTGGGCCTACCTGAGTGAGCACGTCGTCCCGGCGCTGCTGGCCGAGAAGGACCCGGATGCGCCGATCCGGGTCTGGAGCGCCGGATGCGCGTCGGGCGAGGAGGCGTACACGATCGCGATCCTGCTCGCCGAACTGATCGGCGTGGATCAGTTCCGGCGGCGGGTCAAGATCTATGCCACCGATGTGGACGAGGAGGCGCTGGCCGAGGCGCGGCTGGCGACCTATACGGACCGTCAGATCGCGGGACTCCCGGCGCACCTGGTGCAGCGGCACTTCGAGTCGACCGGCGGGCGGCACGTGTTCCGCAAGGACCTGCGCCGGTCATTGATCTTCGGGCGGAACGACTTGATCCAGGACGCGCCGATCTCCCGGGTCGACATCTTGACCTGCCGCAACGCGTTGATGTATTTCAACGCCGAGGCTCAGTCGCGGATCCTGTCCCGGCTGCACTTCGCGCTCGCCGACGGCGGAGTGCTCTTCCTCGGCAAGGCGGAGATGCTGCTCAGCCGGGGCGACATGTTCACGTCGGTCGATTTGAAGCGACGCATCTTCCGCAAGGCGCCGGTATCGGCACCACGCGCCGCACCGGCGGCGGCGCGGCCGGCGGCGGCCGGGACACTGTGGGCCGACGGCACCGAGCTGCTCGGCCTGGACCGGCTGCGGGACGAGGCGTTCGCGACGTGCCCGGTAGCACAGGTGGTGGTGACCGTCGACGGTGTGGTGGCCTTGACGAACCGGCGGGCCGAGACGCTGCTCGGTGTGTCCACCCGCGACGTCGGCCGGCCGTTCCGCGACCTGGAACTGTCCTACCGGCCGGTGGAGCTGCGCGGTTACATCGACCAGGCGCAGGTGGAGCGGCGCACGGTACGCGTCCCCGACGTGGAGTTCGTTCGCCCGGGGCTGGAAGCGGAGACGACCGTGCTGCGGGTGGACGTGAACCCGCTGAGCGGCGCCGACGCCGGTCTCCTCGGCGTCGCCCTGGTCTTCCAGGACCGCACCGAGGCGGGGCGGCTCAGAAGCAAGCTGGACCTGACCACCCGGCAGGCCGAGACGGCGTACGAGGAGTTGCAGTCGACCAACGAGGAGCTGGAGACCACCAACGAAGAACTGCAATCCAGCGTCGAGGAGTTGGAGACCACCAACGAGGAGTTGCAGTCGACCAACGAGGAGCTGGAGACCACCAACGAGGAACTGCAGTCGACCAACGACGAACTGCAGACGCTCAACAGCGCCCTGCGGGATCGTACCGCCGAACTGCACCGCAGCAGGACGTTCCAGCACGTTCTGCTGGCCAGCCTGCCGGCCGGGGTGGCCGTCGTCGACTCGGACCTTCAGATACAGGCGTGGAACCGCAACGCCGAGGACCTGTGGGGCCTGCGTGAGGAGGAGGCCCTCGGTGAGCATCTGCTCAACCTGGACATGGGTCTGCCCACCGATGGCCTGCGACCCCTGCTCCGCTCGGTCCTGTCGGGTGAATCCACCCGTGAGCAGATGACGGTGGAGGCCATCAACCGGCGCGGTCATACGGTCAAGTTGCAGGTGGTCTGCGTGCCCCTGGCCGACCACACCCCGACACCCGACGGAGCCATCATGGTCATGACCACTGACGCCGTTTGA
- a CDS encoding CheR family methyltransferase: MDQVVDHEFEALLTYLKEARGFDFTGYKRSSLSRRVDRRMAQISVAGYGDYLDHLQVHPEEFTTLFNTILINVTSFFRDPEAWEFLRSDVLLPLIAAKPDGSPIRVWSAGCASGQEAYTLAMMLGEMLGPEQFRERVKIYATDVDEEQLGEARHATYGAREVESVPAGLLERYFEQVGDRYVFRKDMRRSIIFGRNDLVQDAPISRVDLLTCRNTLMYFNAETQARILGRFHFALADGGALFLGKAEMLLSHGNLFLPTDLKRRIFRKVTARPMVTSGPRYADQPSAPTAEALVGLDRLRNAALIAGPAAQIVVTADGLVALSNQQAEALFGVSPRDVGRPFRDLDVSYQPVELRRYIEQAQVERRAVDVPEVEWRRPASETRYLDIQVSPLVDGDAGLLGVSLVFHDISAAKQLRADLERANRELESAYEELQSTNEELETTNEELQSTVEELETTNEELQSTNEELETMNEELQSTNDELQSINEQLHHSSAELDGANAFLDAILSGLRAGIAVVDPDLRVRVWNRQAEELWGLRAAETVDQHLLNLDIGLPVDHVRPLIRRSLGGETDVEEIQLQAVNRRGRSITARVGCSPLRDAAGVPTGCIIVMEAMPAAGTAPV; this comes from the coding sequence ATGGACCAGGTGGTGGATCATGAGTTCGAGGCGCTCCTGACGTACCTGAAGGAGGCTCGGGGTTTCGACTTCACCGGGTACAAACGGTCGAGCCTGAGCCGCCGGGTCGACCGGCGGATGGCACAGATCTCCGTCGCCGGGTACGGCGACTATCTCGATCATCTCCAGGTGCATCCGGAAGAGTTCACCACGCTGTTCAACACCATCCTGATCAATGTGACCTCGTTCTTCCGGGATCCTGAGGCGTGGGAATTCCTGCGCAGCGACGTGCTGCTCCCGCTGATCGCGGCCAAGCCCGACGGCAGCCCGATCCGGGTCTGGAGCGCCGGGTGCGCCTCCGGCCAGGAGGCCTACACCCTGGCCATGATGCTGGGTGAGATGCTCGGGCCCGAGCAGTTCCGTGAGCGGGTCAAGATCTATGCCACCGACGTGGACGAGGAGCAGCTCGGCGAGGCCCGGCACGCGACCTACGGCGCTCGCGAGGTGGAGAGTGTTCCGGCCGGATTGCTGGAGCGCTACTTCGAACAGGTCGGCGACCGGTACGTGTTCCGCAAGGACATGCGCCGTTCGATCATCTTCGGCCGCAACGACCTCGTGCAGGACGCTCCGATCTCTCGGGTCGATCTGCTGACCTGCCGCAACACCCTGATGTACTTCAACGCCGAGACGCAGGCGCGCATCCTCGGCAGGTTCCACTTCGCGCTGGCCGACGGAGGTGCGCTCTTTCTCGGCAAGGCCGAGATGCTGCTCAGCCATGGCAACCTGTTCCTGCCGACCGACCTGAAGCGGCGGATCTTCCGCAAGGTCACGGCCCGGCCGATGGTGACCTCCGGCCCGCGCTATGCCGATCAGCCGTCCGCGCCCACGGCCGAGGCGCTGGTCGGGCTGGACCGGTTGCGTAACGCCGCCCTGATCGCCGGTCCCGCGGCGCAGATCGTGGTGACCGCGGACGGGCTCGTCGCGCTCAGCAACCAGCAGGCCGAGGCGCTGTTCGGGGTGTCACCCCGGGATGTCGGACGGCCGTTCCGCGACCTGGACGTCTCCTACCAGCCGGTGGAACTGCGCCGCTACATCGAACAGGCCCAGGTGGAGCGGCGGGCGGTGGACGTTCCGGAGGTCGAGTGGCGCCGCCCGGCGAGCGAGACGCGGTATCTCGACATTCAGGTCAGCCCGCTGGTCGACGGGGATGCCGGGCTGCTCGGCGTCTCGCTGGTCTTCCACGACATCAGCGCGGCCAAACAGTTGCGGGCCGACCTGGAGCGCGCGAACCGGGAGCTGGAGTCGGCGTACGAGGAGCTGCAGTCCACCAACGAGGAACTGGAGACCACCAACGAGGAGCTGCAGTCCACCGTCGAGGAGCTGGAGACCACCAATGAGGAGCTCCAGTCGACCAACGAGGAACTGGAGACGATGAACGAGGAGCTCCAGTCGACCAACGACGAGCTGCAGAGCATCAACGAACAACTGCACCACAGCAGCGCCGAGCTGGACGGGGCGAACGCCTTCCTGGACGCGATCCTGTCCGGGCTGCGCGCCGGCATCGCGGTGGTCGACCCGGACCTGCGGGTGCGGGTCTGGAACCGGCAGGCCGAAGAGTTGTGGGGCCTCCGAGCCGCGGAAACCGTCGACCAGCACCTGCTCAACCTGGACATCGGGTTGCCGGTCGACCACGTCCGGCCGCTGATCCGTCGCTCGCTCGGCGGCGAGACCGATGTCGAGGAGATCCAGCTGCAAGCGGTCAACCGGCGCGGCCGCTCGATCACGGCGCGGGTCGGATGCAGCCCGCTGCGGGACGCCGCCGGTGTGCCCACCGGGTGCATCATCGTGATGGAGGCGATGCCCGCAGCCGGTACCGCGCCGGTCTGA
- a CDS encoding chemotaxis protein CheB, whose protein sequence is MTNRDLIVVGASAGGVEALRALVAGLPAGLPAAVLVVLHVPRGAPSALPQILARSGRLPAAAAVDGEVLTAGRIYVAPADLHLMVIDGRVRLSHGPAENGHRPAVDPLFRSAVRALGDRVVAVVLSGSGDDGAAGAEVVAAAGGLVVVQDPAEALHPSMPRAALTRVPSALVKAAAGLGELLAQLTKEEVAGLAAPVDPLLVGEVAIEAFDEVSTDQLPVSPSGFGCPSCGGALFTLGETPVPRFRCRIGHAWSPESLLDEQAVATESALWLALRALEERAELGRRMAGSAGGRVSGRFEQMTDDAEKARVLIRALLDQLARSNAIQQE, encoded by the coding sequence ATGACCAACCGGGATCTGATCGTGGTGGGAGCCTCGGCCGGCGGGGTCGAGGCACTCCGGGCTCTGGTCGCCGGCCTGCCCGCGGGCCTTCCGGCGGCCGTCCTGGTGGTGTTGCACGTGCCCCGGGGTGCTCCCAGCGCACTGCCGCAGATTCTGGCCCGGTCGGGACGGTTGCCGGCGGCGGCCGCGGTCGACGGTGAGGTGCTGACCGCGGGACGGATCTATGTGGCGCCCGCCGATCTGCATCTGATGGTCATCGACGGCCGGGTCAGGCTGAGTCACGGGCCGGCCGAGAACGGCCACCGCCCGGCGGTCGACCCGCTGTTCCGGTCCGCCGTGCGGGCGCTGGGCGACCGGGTGGTCGCGGTGGTGCTGTCCGGCAGCGGTGACGACGGAGCGGCCGGCGCCGAGGTGGTGGCCGCGGCGGGCGGTCTGGTGGTCGTCCAGGACCCGGCTGAGGCGCTGCACCCCTCGATGCCGCGGGCCGCGTTGACCCGGGTGCCGTCCGCGCTGGTCAAGGCCGCGGCGGGGCTTGGTGAGCTGCTGGCGCAACTCACCAAGGAGGAGGTTGCCGGTCTCGCCGCGCCGGTTGATCCGTTGCTCGTCGGCGAGGTGGCGATCGAGGCGTTCGACGAGGTGAGCACCGATCAGCTACCGGTGTCCCCGTCCGGGTTCGGGTGTCCGAGTTGTGGCGGCGCCCTCTTCACGCTGGGGGAGACGCCGGTCCCGCGGTTCCGGTGCCGGATCGGCCATGCCTGGTCGCCGGAGAGTCTGCTCGATGAGCAGGCGGTGGCCACCGAGAGCGCATTGTGGCTGGCGCTGCGCGCGTTGGAGGAGCGGGCCGAGCTCGGCCGGCGGATGGCCGGAAGTGCCGGGGGGCGAGTCTCCGGCCGGTTCGAGCAGATGACCGACGACGCGGAGAAGGCCCGGGTGCTGATCCGCGCGCTGCTCGACCAACTCGCCCGATCCAACGCGATCCAGCAGGAATGA